One genomic segment of Mycolicibacterium gilvum includes these proteins:
- a CDS encoding PE-PPE domain-containing protein: protein MRKTGVVCGTVFASAALALSSSSLGQAANTALVIGGISTPSMADALMSPLLGGKFKDQQRVSVKWPAQAGPMTGKGDLTLGASIAQGATNLNAQIDAALAQLKSGEKVTVVGLSAGSLVVNEILRELDESADAPGKDKITFVVVADSSRQKVISRTRYNANLDYTYQTAPETKYDIIVVTGEYDGMADFPDRLNLLAIVNAVAGGIFVHIPVMYADLSKVPARNISVEMNSEGGTTTHYLVPAEKLPLVRLFPSLANREAELKAKIDAAYSRNDVVAVSAPKAAVFAAAPAPAAPTAVVQTPSAAQVPGSVAASLRTAKADAVVEDAAVSEEVDVKGADTADADIEYADTSDQADIDSGAEKEAAQEDSNSGAQSGDDADKDGSVSSDSGASTDRSPSKPSASSDS, encoded by the coding sequence ATGCGAAAAACAGGTGTCGTCTGCGGCACCGTCTTTGCCTCAGCGGCACTGGCGTTGTCGTCGTCCTCGTTGGGCCAGGCCGCCAACACAGCGCTCGTCATCGGTGGCATCTCGACGCCGTCGATGGCGGATGCTCTGATGTCTCCGCTGCTGGGCGGCAAGTTCAAGGATCAGCAGCGCGTCAGTGTGAAGTGGCCGGCGCAGGCGGGTCCGATGACCGGAAAGGGCGATCTCACCCTCGGCGCGTCGATCGCGCAGGGCGCGACCAACCTCAACGCACAGATCGATGCCGCGCTCGCGCAGCTCAAGAGCGGCGAGAAGGTGACCGTCGTCGGTCTGTCGGCGGGGTCCCTCGTCGTCAACGAAATTCTGCGCGAACTCGACGAGAGCGCAGACGCCCCCGGCAAGGACAAGATCACCTTCGTGGTGGTCGCCGACTCCAGCCGCCAGAAGGTGATCAGCCGCACGCGGTACAACGCGAACCTCGACTACACCTACCAGACCGCTCCCGAGACGAAGTACGACATCATCGTCGTGACCGGTGAGTACGACGGCATGGCCGACTTCCCGGATCGCCTCAACCTGCTGGCGATCGTCAACGCCGTCGCTGGTGGCATTTTCGTTCACATCCCGGTGATGTACGCCGACCTGTCGAAGGTTCCGGCCAGGAACATCTCGGTCGAGATGAACTCCGAGGGCGGGACCACCACCCACTACCTGGTGCCGGCCGAGAAGCTTCCGCTGGTCCGGTTGTTCCCGTCGCTGGCCAACCGTGAAGCGGAACTGAAGGCCAAGATCGACGCCGCCTACAGCCGCAACGACGTCGTGGCCGTGTCTGCGCCGAAGGCGGCGGTCTTCGCTGCGGCGCCGGCGCCAGCCGCCCCGACGGCGGTCGTGCAGACCCCCTCTGCGGCCCAGGTGCCGGGTAGCGTCGCGGCATCGCTGCGGACGGCGAAGGCCGACGCCGTGGTCGAGGACGCCGCGGTGTCCGAGGAGGTCGACGTGAAGGGTGCCGACACCGCGGACGCGGACATCGAGTACGCCGACACCTCGGACCAGGCCGACATCGACTCGGGTGCGGAAAAGGAAGCGGCGCAGGAGGATTCGAATTCCGGTGCGCAGAGTGGTGACGACGCGGACAAGGACGGCTCGGTGAGCTCCGACTCCGGCGCATCGACCGACAGGAGCCCGTCGAAGCCCAGCGCCTCGTCCGACTCCTGA
- a CDS encoding alcohol dehydrogenase catalytic domain-containing protein — translation MRTVVVDSQRSIRVDTRPDPRLPGPDGVIVDVTASAICGSDLHFLDGHYPIDQPVPIGHEAVGVVVETGSDVTRFTNGDRVLVSSVTGCGRCAGCLTLDPVKCVHGPQIFGTGLLGGAQSDLLVVPAADFQLLAVPDGIGTEEALLLTDNLPTGWAAAKRADIPVGGTVAVIGAGAVGQCALRSALALGAARVFAVDPVVARRERAAAAGATPMDSPAAQTILEATDGLGADSVIDAVGTDASIDDALAGVRTGGTVSVVGVHDLAPYPLPALVCLLRSLTIRMTTAPVQQTWAELVPLLQAGRLSVDGIFTDAMPLAEAEAAYAAAFSRSGEHLKVHLVP, via the coding sequence ATGCGCACCGTGGTCGTCGACAGCCAACGCAGCATCCGGGTCGACACCCGGCCCGACCCTCGACTCCCGGGCCCCGACGGAGTCATCGTCGACGTGACCGCCAGCGCGATCTGCGGTTCCGACCTACATTTCCTCGACGGCCACTACCCCATCGACCAGCCGGTGCCGATCGGACACGAGGCTGTCGGCGTGGTGGTCGAAACCGGTTCGGATGTCACGCGATTCACGAACGGCGACAGGGTCCTGGTGTCGTCGGTGACCGGATGCGGCCGGTGCGCCGGATGCCTGACCCTGGATCCGGTGAAATGCGTCCACGGACCGCAGATCTTCGGTACGGGCCTGCTCGGCGGAGCGCAGTCCGACCTGCTCGTGGTACCCGCGGCCGACTTCCAGCTTCTCGCCGTCCCGGACGGGATCGGTACCGAGGAGGCCCTGCTGCTCACCGACAACCTGCCCACCGGGTGGGCGGCCGCCAAGCGGGCCGACATCCCGGTCGGCGGCACGGTCGCGGTGATCGGCGCGGGCGCGGTCGGCCAGTGCGCCCTACGCAGCGCGCTCGCCCTCGGCGCCGCAAGGGTTTTCGCCGTCGACCCGGTGGTCGCGCGCAGGGAGCGCGCAGCTGCCGCAGGCGCGACGCCGATGGATTCACCCGCAGCGCAGACGATCCTGGAAGCCACCGATGGCCTCGGCGCCGATTCGGTGATCGACGCCGTCGGCACGGACGCGTCGATCGACGACGCCCTCGCCGGTGTCCGCACCGGCGGCACGGTCTCCGTGGTGGGCGTCCACGATCTGGCGCCCTATCCCCTGCCGGCGCTCGTCTGCCTGTTACGGAGCCTGACCATCCGGATGACGACCGCTCCCGTGCAGCAGACCTGGGCCGAACTCGTCCCGCTACTGCAGGCCGGCAGGCTCAGCGTGGACGGCATCTTCACCGACGCGATGCCGCTGGCGGAGGCGGAGGCGGCCTACGCCGCTGCGTTCTCCCGATCGGGTGAGCACCTCAAGGTCCACCTCGTTCCGTGA